A window from Citrus sinensis cultivar Valencia sweet orange chromosome 3, DVS_A1.0, whole genome shotgun sequence encodes these proteins:
- the LOC102608044 gene encoding 60S ribosomal protein L18a isoform X1: MDPSEKKKKETNWTKGFGTKPSMQSAAYKPRFPSFTCSEPALLGGKMVTFRFHQYQVVGRALPTEKDEHPKIYRMKLWATNEVRAKSKFWYILRKLKKVKKSNGQMLAINEIFEKNPTKIKNYGIWLRYQSRTGYHNMYKEYRDITLNGAVEQMYTEMASRHRVRSPCIQIIRTATIPAKLCKRESTKQFHNSKIKFPLVFKKVRPPTRKLKTTYKASRPNLFM; the protein is encoded by the exons ATGGATccttctgaaaaaaaaaaaaaagaaacaaattggaCCAAGGGTTTTGGCACCAAACCCTCAATGCAAAGCGCCGCATATAAACCCCGGTTCCCCTCCTTCACCTGCAGTGAGCCAGCTCTCCTTGGAGGAAAAATGGTTACCTTCAGG TTTCACCAGTACCAGGTTGTGGGAAGAGCTTTGCCCACAGAAAAGGATGAGCATCCCAAGATTTACAGAATGAAGCTCTGGGCCACCAACGAGGTTCGTGCCAAATCCAAGTTCTG GTATATCTTGAGGAAGCTGAAGAAAGTTAAGAAGAGTAATGGGCAGATGTTAGCAATCAATGAG ATTTTTGAGAAGAATCCTACCAAAATTAAGAACTATGGAATCTGGTTGCGATATCAAAGCCGAACTGGGTATCACAATATGTACAAGGAATATCGAGACATTACTCTTAACGGTGCTGTTGAGCAAATGTACACTGAGATGGCTTCTCGTCACCGAGTACGGTCTCCATGCATTCAGATCATCAGGACAGCCACAATACCAGCCAAGCTCTGCAAGAGAGAAAGCACAAAGCAGTTCCATAACTCCAAAATCAAGTTCCCTTTAGTGTTCAAGAAAGTTAGGCCCCCCACGAGGAAGCTCAAGACCACATATAAGGCGTCAAGGCCCAACTTGTTCATGTAA